In the Helicoverpa armigera isolate CAAS_96S chromosome 28, ASM3070526v1, whole genome shotgun sequence genome, one interval contains:
- the LOC110371476 gene encoding serologically defined colon cancer antigen 8 homolog has product MGSTSYISKPKSTGYRVKSGSSAGSDKEMNGKLKRTKIRRPSKMNEYGLKRIPDYTELAYKEAVSKLRYFLSGNYAPSVRSYGGSASVKNLDESDGDVDKKYPSSYTLAEYKPRPRLTAKYATLYADSLNNYTPPHTATAPAPTTAAASGGDLTGGTNPDVINFIQKQEEYIEQLERESQYCRDELNNLLGKVKEVISENEHLHEAQKNKLISRMFHSYNGSESDELDELGDSTGLDSDNKTTPLKARKSAKSRSTRLEGPNIVFESRIAELEAQLTQAKIDLKKVQEENNENKRKLASGLVDSTCLDGFKRQIDNLQRDKSSLEAQISKLKLSLEQRDDDGRYKRGSDALEHQLREERNNLDAEVRRLKDDLSKERNKVRELAGEGARRAIQERSAAEQRYNAHFDELQHDLAAQYDNVAKLQLDLERQRREEHELKRELSMKNATIDELKNELKTKMSSLQADLAQAHAEKASLEEELASARLAIERHQRQAKHETNRLNSEIQSLRQRLDRADADLVHSRRENLRLSEQISNLEKEQTMKNLTPVSPEKHKKEKELSSMLETMENKHAKTVAGLESMIHSQNSLMEKLTGECRSLTDKLDDANRRHKAERTQLLCRNVELMRKLRNLWSSHKKYCTTITPLRSYTPLKLATLQRQVNGLSRSIQTPHAPSHFQAHPSHQTSADRHVPHPPPDSGRDYPGAKSPGHTAHSSDTTVRRDDRHQTGIVEDNNTFEPQEEINHNQVVAQQNISQNAHPTDRGYEETTEYFEQEEPRATTESETVRENPMDVEQPQEFPATDLRYEQHYQEPKEKIDYEGFFNEYPQPENVDQIYAQEYDDPTTPDPKMHYEPSHKKYNAGETIDHFPVEENYATNEYAKEYLTENPQNDINVQQEGNYNASEYTQEYQAYDNSEHEISRNDSNNLQQDNIPSQS; this is encoded by the exons GATACTTTTTGTCCGGGAACTATGCGCCAAGC GTCCGCAGCTACGGTGGCTCAGCATCGGTCAAGAACTTGGACGAGTCTGACGGTGACGTGGACAAGAAGTACCCCAGCTCGTACACGCTGGCCGAGTACAAGCCGCGGCCGAGATTGACGGCTAAATACGCCACGTTGTACGCCGACAGTCTCAATAATTATACACCGCCACATACTGCCACTG CACCAGCTCCAACTACCGCGGCAGCCAGTGGTGGCGACCTGACTGGTGGCACCAACCCTGACGTCATCAACTTCATTCAGAAGCAGGAGGAGTATATAGAACAGCTGGAACGAGAGAGCCAGTACTGCAGG GATGAACTAAACAACCTGCTGGGCAAAGTAAAGGAAGTAATCTCCGAGAATGAGCACCTACACGAAGCTCAGAAAAACAAGCTCATCTCTAGAATGTTCCACTCGTACAACGGCTCCGAGAGTGACGAGCTGGACGAGCTGGGGGACAGCACTGGACTTGACAGTGATAATAAG ACAACTCCGCTAAAGGCCCGCAAATCAGCCAAGTCGCGCTCCACCAGATTGGAAGGTCCTAACATCGTGTTTGAGTCTCGCATTGCTGAATTGGAGGCCCAACTCACTCAGGCCAAGATCGACCTTAAGAAAGTGCAG GAGGAGAACAATGAGAACAAGCGCAAGCTGGCCTCCGGGCTGGTTGACTCAACCTGCCTCGACGGCTTCAAGCGCCAAATTGACAATCTGCAAAG GGACAAGTCGTCGTTGGAAGCTCAGATATCCAAACTGAAGTTGAGCCTGGAACAGCGTGATGATGACGGGAGATACAAGCGAGGGTCTGATGCTCTGGAACATCAGCTCAGGGAGGAACGGAATAATCTGGACGCTGAAGTGCGCAGACTTAAG GACGATTTATCAAAAGAGCGCAACAAAGTCCGCGAGCTAGCGGGCGAGGGCGCTCGACGCGCCATACAGGAGCGCAGCGCGGCCGAGCAGCGCTACAACGCGCACTTCGACGAGCTGCAGCACGACCTCGCCGCGCAGTACGACAATGTTGCCAAGCTGCAG ttggATTTGGAGCGCCAACGTCGTGAAGAACATGAGCTGAAGCGAGAACTCTCCATGAAAAACGCCACCATCGACGAGCTGAAGAATGAATTGAAGACCAAAATGT CGTCTCTGCAAGCGGATTTGGCTCAAGCTCACGCTGAGAAGGCGTCTCTGGAGGAAGAGCTGGCGAGCGCTCGACTCGCTATTGAGAGACATCAGCGTCAGGCCAAACATGAAACCAATCGTCTTAATTCAGAG ATCCAGTCTCTCCGTCAACGCTTGGACCGCGCCGATGCAGACCTGGTGCACTCACGTCGCGAGAATCTGCGTCTCTCCGAACAGATCTCCAATCTGGAGAAAGAG CAAACAATGAAGAACTTGACACCGGTATCGCCGGAGAAGCACAAGAAAGAGAAAGAGTTATCCTCGATGCTGGAGACGATGGAGAATAAGCACG CTAAAACGGTGGCTGGGTTGGAGTCCATGATACATTCACAAAACAGTCTGATGGAGAAACTCACCGGCGAATGTCGATCGCTCACTGACAAGCTCGACGACGCAAACCGTAGGCACAA AGCAGAAAGAACACAATTGCTTTGCAGGAACGTTGAATTAATGAGAAAGCTTCGAAACTTATGGAGTTCCCATAAGAAATATTGCACCACCATCACACCTTTGCGAAGCTACACTCCTTTGA AACTGGCCACTCTGCAGCGTCAAGTAAACGGACTGTCGCGATCCATCCAGACGCCTCACGCACCTAGCCATTTTCAAG CACATCCCTCGCACCAGACCTCAGCCGACCGACATGTACCACATCCCCCACCCGACAGCGGACGAGACTATCCCGGAGCTAAGTCCCCCGGACACACCGCACACTCCTCGGACACAACAGTCCGACGAGACGACCGTCACCAAACAGGAATAGTCGAAGACAACAACACATTTGAACCACAAGAAGAAATAAACCACAACCAAGTTGTAgcacaacaaaatatttctcaaaatgCTCATCCTACAGACAGAGGCTACGAAGAAACAACAGAATATTTCGAACAGGAAGAGCCAAGAGCTACTACAGAAAGTGAAACTGTGAGGGAAAACCCTATGGACGTTGAACAACCACAAGAATTTCCAGCTACGGATCTCCGCTACGAACAACATTACCAGGAACCAAAAGAGAAGATAGATTATGAGGGTTTCTTCAATGAGTACCCGCAACCGGAGAATGTGGATCAAATATACGCGCAGGAATATGATGACCCAACAACACCTGATCCGAAGATGCACTATGAACCgagtcataaaaaatataatgctggTGAAACAATTGATCATTTTCCTGTTGAAGAGAACTATGCCACAAATGAGTATGCTAAAGAATATCTTACTGAAAATCCGCAAAATGATATCAACGTTCAACAAGAAGGAAATTATAATGCTTCAGAGTATACACAAGAATATCAAGCATACGATAACTCGGAACATGAAATTTCAAGGAATGATAGCAATAATTTACAACAAGATAACATACCTAGTCAAAGTTAg